The DNA region GTCGAGGAGTTCTTGGCGGGCTTCTTCGATGTCGTAGACGGTGAGTTGGAGGCCTTGGACGAAGCCCGGGGCGGCGGTGGTGAGGCCGGTGCCGAAGATGATCGAGGCTTCCGATCCGGGTGGTGTGAGCTGGACGACGCGGAAGTCGTCACTGACGGCGAAGTCGGCGTCGAGGCGCCAGCCAAGTGATTCGTAGAAGGTCTTGGCCTGGTCGACATCGCTGACTGGGATGACGACGACTTCAAGTTTCATATCCATGATGGGCTCTTTTCATTGGGCGGTATGTGGGCGGTGCCTTCTACTCGGAGAGGAAGGCGTTCACTTCTGCGGCGAACTCAGTGGGGTATTGGAACAGGAACCCGTGGTTGGCGTTGGGGTAGATGCTGAGGCGGGCGTTCGGGAGGTGCCCGGCGAGGAGGTAGGAGTTCTCGGTCGGCACCATGATGTCGTTGTCGCCGTTGGCGACGAGGGTCGGCTGGAGGATGTTCTCCAGGCGGGCCAAGCGTGAGTAGTCCTTGATTCCCCATTCGATGGCGGCCGCTGCTTGTGCGTCACGCACGGCGAGGCTGGGGAGGGCGTCGCGGTCATCGGTTCGGGTGAAGATGCGGCCGACGAACTCACCCCCTTTGGCTTGGCTGTCGGGGGTGGGGGCGAAGAAGAGGTAGAGGATGTCTTCGGCGCCTTGCTCGTCTTTCATGGCATGGGCGCGGGGGATGTCGGTCCAGCCGTGCATGTTTCGGCCGCCTTCCGGGCCGGTGCCGGCGAGGATCAGCCGGCGGATGAGCGCTGGCCGTTGGAGTGCGACTTCCTGGGCGATCATCCCGCCGATGGAGAAGCCGAAGATGTCCACCTGGGTGAAGCCGAGGGTATCGATGAACGTGAGTGCGTCGCGGGCGAAGTCGCGGAAGGTATCGGGGATCGCACCGGTGGAAAGCCCGATACCGCTCGGGTCGTAGAGAACGACTTCCCGCTCGGCGGAGATTGGGTCGACGAGGTCGGGGTCCCAGCCGTCGAGGTTGCCGCGGAAGTGTTGCAGGAAGATGACGGGGGTGGTGCCGGTTCGGCCGAACCTTCGGTAGGCGTAGGTGCTGCCGTTCGGCCCGTCGATGCGGAGATTGGGCGCTGTGTACTGGGACACGCTGGTCCCCTTTCGATAGCCGTCCAACGATGCGGACGGGAACAGCAGCTCGACAGGACGAGCAGCGCGCAGGGTCGCTGGTCGCTGTGGACGGTGGGTGGTCCGTCGAGCTGTCCGGCGTGAG from Leifsonia sp. Root1293 includes:
- a CDS encoding alpha/beta fold hydrolase; amino-acid sequence: MSQYTAPNLRIDGPNGSTYAYRRFGRTGTTPVIFLQHFRGNLDGWDPDLVDPISAEREVVLYDPSGIGLSTGAIPDTFRDFARDALTFIDTLGFTQVDIFGFSIGGMIAQEVALQRPALIRRLILAGTGPEGGRNMHGWTDIPRAHAMKDEQGAEDILYLFFAPTPDSQAKGGEFVGRIFTRTDDRDALPSLAVRDAQAAAAIEWGIKDYSRLARLENILQPTLVANGDNDIMVPTENSYLLAGHLPNARLSIYPNANHGFLFQYPTEFAAEVNAFLSE
- a CDS encoding VOC family protein, translated to MDMKLEVVVIPVSDVDQAKTFYESLGWRLDADFAVSDDFRVVQLTPPGSEASIIFGTGLTTAAPGFVQGLQLTVYDIEEARQELLDHGADVSEIFHDAGGIFHHAGTEQRLSGPHPERADYGSFASFEDPDGNGWMLQEIKKRAPGR